Sequence from the Acipenser ruthenus chromosome 52, fAciRut3.2 maternal haplotype, whole genome shotgun sequence genome:
acatctcaGTTGATATATTGCCTGTTTGGCACTCCATATGAGACACCTTGTTATCATGTAATGTCTCATGTTTATACTTCATATTaggattgatttatgtatttgctATGAATTTTTGTAGACTTTATCTTTGTTTTCTCAAGCATGCTATAATAGTTCAGAATAtttaatatatctatatctatatctatatatatatatatatttatatttctgtacagcaaagaaagacagaaataaaGGCAACACAAAGAACTGGAACAACCAGTCCAGAGAAGAAATATAAAAAGCTCTTAACAGTAAGTTCAATTACTTCTTTGGAAATGTCAATATTCTTCCattaaatcattgaaaaaaaaaaattctcgtGATCTTGACATCATTTAGCGCAGGATCTCGTGAAAACTGAAGTCATTACTTCTGTTTTCCTGAGTTAATTTATCTTCGAATTTCAACAGTACAAGTCGTTTGGTCGAGATCATGAGAAATATAATTCTCAGGAAAATGGAATCAATGACTTAGCTATTAAGCAGCTAAAGTGAAAAGCTCAGACAAtgaggtatttaaattgtttgtatAATATTAGTCAAGTATTTTACAGCAGTTTAgtggaataatttttttttaatccatagaaataactttttttgcaGTGTCTGACAACACAGGTGACCTGAACACTCTGAGGCTGGTGCTGGTTGGAAAGACTGGCGTTGGAAAGAGTGCAGCAGGAAATGCACTCCTGGCCAAGAGGGAGTTTAAATCTTCATTCAGCGACTCCTCAGTAACAAAGGACTGTGCGAGGGGAGAAGGAGAAGTTGCAGAgagacgtgttgttgtggtcgaCACTCCAGGCTTGTTTGACACAAAGCTCTCCAATGTGGAAATTGTAAGTGAGATTGTGAAATGCATTCAGAAGTCCTcgccgggaccccacgctttcctcctggtgcTGAAGCTGGGTCGATACACTGAGGAAGAGCAAAAAACTGTGCAGATAATCCAGGAGGTTTTCGGTAAAAGCGCTTCGAAATACATGATGGTGCTTTTCACACACAGGGATTGTCTGGATGACGATGGCCAGACAATTGAGGAGTTTCTTAAAAATGCTGACAAGAACCTCAAGCAGCTGGTAGAGTCGTGTGGGAACAGGTTTCATGCGATCAATGGAAAAGACCTTAAGGATCAGGAGCAGGCCAAAGTACTTCTGGAGAAAGTAGAGAACATGGTGAAAATAAACGGTGGATGCTTCTCCAATGATTTGTACGAGATGGAGGAGAAAAGAAAGGCAGATGAAGCGAGGCACCAGAAGGAAATTGAAGAGCTTAGGAAGAAGAATGAAGAGGACGCAGAAAAGTTAAAACAGGCGAATGTAGCAAATGAGATAATAGCAAAGATGCAGGAGGCGCATATGAAGCAAATGACCATGATGGTGGaacaaatgaagaaaacaaatgaagATAATATGAAATGTATGGCAGAACATCTAAAACAACCACAGAAAGTGGAATCCTGCTGTGTATCATAGTGTAGTGGATTTCTCTCGATTTTACATTCTTGCGCCAGGTTTCCATGTGTGACAGGAGTGTAAATGTGTCCTCCAAACGAAATGCATGgtttaattatacatttatattgtgATTTAGGGGTGGGCTTTGACAAGTACACAACCACCATTAGCTTTATTATGGTGGGAAGCTGTTTGAAGTGATAATATGTGTActttaatataataaaatgcTGAACAAATAACTGGATTGTGTTTCATATTGTCACCCTCACACTGCTTTTAATGTAATCACAAGTATAGAAGCCTTCCTTGAGACTAACAGCtggtttgcatgtgtgtgttgacACCATGGTTAATATCGCCCTGCGGTGACTATACACAGTAGGATAACACACTTTACTGGAGCGCTGGAAATGGTGCAGTTCCAACTAAATTAATCCCATGACCACACTGACTACCATTAAACTATTaaaacttttttcagttttttaaagaaagaccaaAATTTAAAGCGAGTTAATTTTGTCCTCAATATAAAAAAGGTACAGGATTTCTGTTAAATGGTGCGAGTCCAACCAGTTAAACTAAGGAGGAACTTTAAGATACCTTTAAAGAGCACACACATTCCAACACAAGCGCCATCCCAATGCTGGTCATAGAATCAGTATTTTTTTAAGGTAATGAGACTGGATTTTGTTAAACTGTAATTACGttgttaataataaacaaaacacacatgatAAGGTGAATTAGAAAGTTAATTGAAATCTATGTGTAACATAAAGAATATACATTTAAACTTTAATGTTGAGGTATGTTTCCCGCTAAGGACTCTCAGACTTTATCGTTTCATATAAACAATAGGAATATATATGTTTAAGCaggaataataatagtagtagataatattcattaaaaatgagaagcaggtaatgttattttttattctgctaCACTTTAACATCATTTCAGACACATCAGaatattataaatgtaatatcATGCATTTTCATTAAAATTCAGGTGGCAATTtttctatttgtgtttattaaataaagtgtgttttatttgttgatTAAAAATGTTTCCTGGCTTTTTAGTGCCTTCCTTACTTCCTTAGCGATTGTTGCTACCTGCTTCTAAACAACACAGCTTTCTCAATCTTTTCTGCGCTAACTTTGTTTACAAATAGgaaaaaattatttacaaaaggGATAGAACTCCCTCGGATCCGGGAAACTGCAGTTCTTTGTATACGACAGCAAGCTTGGTATATTGAGACAAAGCTGAAGCCAGTGAACTTAGAACTTAAGATGCTGATTTATGATTCCTACCAAATTGATTTTCAGGCCGTATCGTTTTATATTGCAATGTGCTTCTATTTAAAGGCCACATAAAATGGTTCCTGTTTTAAActcaagttgaaaaaaaagtatttagaaACTGTGTTACTCACATTGATATTTATTTAGTTCTTATTTTCTTAAGAGTTATAGGGGTCTTGTACTAGGGTTTTGTAATAGTTCCACTACTAGTAATGGGAAAGGATAAGATCAAGCAATTGTGGGGGCcccttgcaaaaataaataaatacaaggggGGGCTTTATACAGCCTTTATTACCAGAGCAAGCTGTATGTCTGTAGGTAAGAGCAAGTGTAGAAAGCTGTCTGTACTTCAGACACCAGGTTTTCAATAAACAATCTAGAAATGCACATACAAGTGCAGAGATATACATGGTTTATGAACAAGCGACTAAAAATAACCATAGGACTGGCAAGAGATATGCATGCCAATCAATATGGCCCATGATTTTTAGACAGCTGCATTTCACTTCACTTTACAACCTtgcatgttattttaaaacatcctTAACAACTTAATCTTCACAGCAGACTAGTTAATCTTTACAAAGCAACTCATGTATTAAACACACTttaattggaaaataaaaacacaaattgacCTCCCTTCTTTAATATAATCCCTCATGTGTGTTAGCCTTAATTCCTGTCATACAATATgatcaataaaaacagtttttatatgtataccaaacttattattttaaagtatttcaatCAATAGCTTTTAAATCTAAAGGTCATATAATGTTTGATCATGAGACCCCATATGTACACATTTCATTTGTCTGTTTCACTTGGTAGTTTGTCTGTTTCTCAGAAAACCATATTTTCATACTCCTCCTCACATGACCCTTTGCTGTATTGTCAGCCACCTTAAGTTAATGTGAAAAAGGACCTTCTGTCAGACGTaacaattgcaaagcatacaacatggtttatttagatttccagaaagcttttgacaaagtcccacataaaagattaattctcaatctgaacacagcagggattcaaggaaatgcatgcacatggattagggagtggttaacatgaggaaaacaaagtactgattagaggagaaacctcaaaatggagtgaagtaaccagtggtgtactacagggatcagtattaagccCTCTGCTGTACCTAatcaacattaatgatttagattctggtatagtaagcaaacttgttaaatttgcagagtacacaaaataggagtggcggcaaacacttttacagcagcaaaggtcattctaaatgatctagacagcattcggaattgggcagacacatggcagtGTAGAGTGGTGGTTAGGATTCCAGACTTGCAACCAAGTGTTTGAGGTTCGATTCCCGGGTGGGGCACTGCCGTTGGCCTGTATGTAaatagctttggataaaagcatctgctaaattaattaatttttgaaatgtatttgcttacgattgtaagtcgccctggataagggcgtctgctaagaaataaataataataataataataataataataaagaaaagtgcaaagtattgcatgcaggcaatacaaatgtgcattataaatatcatatgtgagatagtgaaattgaagaagggaactatgaaaaatcctaggagtttatgttgactcagaaatgtcttcatctagaccaggggtgtcaaactccagccctcgagggtcgcagggtcttctggttttcattccaacttaagctctcaattaacataattgagctaattatttgttgaatttgagatatttaatattttccaggtcttttacagttgatggttttaaaaatgcacatgattcaaggtacacgaccTGTGAaccattttgaggcctgaagagaagtgttaaatgtgttcaGTTAAtgaataattagaccaattaagttaCTGAGAGCTCGGgaggaacgaaagccagaagacactgcggccctccaggaaccgagtttgacagccctgctctagacaatgtggggaagctataaaaaaggccaacaagttgctcggatatattgtgaggattgttgaatttaaatcaagggaagtaatgttaaaactatacaatgcattagtaagacctcacctagaatattgtgttcagttccagtcaccttgctacaaaaaggatattgctgctctagaaagagtgcaaagaagagcaaccagaattatcccgggtttaaaaggcatgtcgtaagcagactggctaaaagaattgaatctattcagtcttgaacaaagaagactacgaggcgatctgattcaagcattcaaaatcctaaaaggtattgacaatgtcgacccaggggactttttcaacctgaaaaagaaacaaggacaaggggtcacaaatggagattagataaaggggcattcagaacagaaaataggaggcacttttttacacagagaattgtgggagtctggaaccaactccccagtaatgttgttatgTGGGTAGGTTCAAAGGTCCTTGTGACAAGGTGCCCGCCCCTGTTATTATTTATGTacgatttgtatttgtgtattattatctataacaaaaacattgtcaatgcaaaaaaacaagttagaaaaacgcaacagccgtttaaaggggtgatatcaaacacaaaagcccaagttaggagaagcaattaggccaatcttgtcaagcatcaagcaaataggcacacttggaaaggtgctggggcccaagattcacacaattcttgcttctaacttggcgcctttcttTGACCGCtttgctccacttgaaatgcgcagtggcacagcgggctaaggtcatgtgctcttcaagaacgtcatgttgcaagttcaaacaactggaaatgctctttgtatgacttgaagtgactgagacacacactcacacactgagacacactcacatacactgagactgtgtgtgttgtagtgtgtgtgtttctcagtgtgtgtgtctcggtgagtGTGTCttagtcacttcaagtcatataAAGatcatttcaagtggagcgataaagtggagtatatatatatgtatatttatgagatatatgtatatatttatatactgtatgtgtgccttgcacaattattatttttacttgttatgtttaataaacatgaagttatTAAAAGTATCCTTTAGTTTGCAGcctttcaggttaatcaactttaccagcaatactgaaaagtctctctactttattatgatcattattattgaaaagtgtttaaaattgaaatattttttaagctttcccatgatttgaaattcaaatgcaaattcttatatttcagaatatacaaatatcaagtcaaatgcaaatagttcagcagattgcattattatttattttttagcagacacccttatccagggcaagtTACAATTGTCACAATGATATcatattatgtttacatacaattaccaatttatccagttgtttatactgaatctaggtaaaataccttgttcaagggtacaatagcagtgtccctcacctgggattgaacccacaaccctccggtcaagagtccaggtataatgaggataaacactgctgtttaggaatggaGCACTTTTTTAcaatacacacattccatttacatacaaacgtttcacacgtctgtggttttacagacgaggctaaagttggcttcttattcaccagcttcttattcgccagcttctgattcgctcagcttttagtgcataaatgtatttgtctatgttgaagaagtagccttgaatttaactggttaaatcactttggtcCACCGATTTCTCTGCCAGTACCTGACAACAGCCtccccctctgcaagccccacttgtatttagccctgcCCAACGtgttttactggggaagaacagcgggtaaatatgccacatatgccaatcgctcagcatcttattcactctttatgtatctatgttgaataagtagccttgcatttaacgtgttaaatcacgttgggccactgatttctctgcaggtacctgtcgaggggcaccccctctgtaagctacacctgtatttagccaggcccaatgtggtttactagggcaaaacagagggcaaacatgccgcATATGCAAATTGCACAGCTTTTTTtgctggaaaaagccttgcatttaaagggttaaatcactttgtgccgccgatttctgtacttattcaacatagatacttaaatagcgaatcagaagctgagcgattggcatatgtggcatatttacccgctgttcttccccagtaaaccacactgggccaggctaaatacaggtgtagcttgcagaggggttgccccttgtcaggttctggcagagaaatcggcggcccaaagtgatttaaccctttaaatgcaaggttacttcttcaacgtagacaaatacatttatgcacttaaaagcttgcgaataagaagctggcgaataagcgaACTTCAGgcttgtgttttacagtgtatgaaaagaagacagacgtagccataatacagtcaaatttaatgtcatttctattaatgtcacactctgcttattctcatcaaattgaaatgtcccggcccgaatataatgcatgctgtgactttgatgttgtgtgtttttaaaatgtattaatgatcaatgcattgctgagtctgttgcgctcacgtatcaagtggtgtctggaatgatccaaatgcaattaaaacagcgggtggaggcgtgaaataaataaataaatataacttctcttatacaattatttcaatagcgattactaccctttgcggtccatttcaataaattaaaagtaaatcagctcatttttgctgtttaatctactattttttaataatacaattcacggggcgtgagctggggtgaaggatgaggcagaagaggcagaaaggagcagttagtaggacagaaagtggtcactgactgagagggcagaggacccagcaaccaaaacgggatagaaaagatggtcgctgactgagggcgatgatgccgacacatctcaggggcgaaggacccagcaactgAAGACAGGATataaaagaggtcgctgactgagggcgatgatGCCGACACAttccaggggcagaggacccagcaaccgaaaacacaaatgagggttatgactcggagaGCCGCCACTCGAGAGGAGATGGGAGAgttacccagcatctgagacttctgtaagaggcgctcgtaacccctgataggccgagacgtcacgctgcctgggacctgaaataaggacaaagcatagaaGTTAGTATGGAACTCAGCATGAGTGGCCACGTCCTGAGAGGCAGTACAGAGCAGAGCCTCGAGagaggtaagataagcgcaggagctgcgacaggacagattttggccgggggtccgctctgactaacatggtgagaacccccctgaaggtaagggaggcagatgcctaaccctgaggtcggggaagtgagactcacttgccccccaaaggatggaccaccgGCACCTCAtgaaaattcccacaccgtgaaGAAAACGagagacagcacatgccaacgcataacataaacaaaagatcGGAAGGACAAATGAGACAAACAGAGAGATGGTTAGTGATTATTAGTAGctgtgattatgtgtatacctgccgctcagtggagaggaaaaaaccccctTGAAGCTAttgggggaaaacctctggtggccccggcgaacaggtagcccccaatccgggcatgctagcaattttaaaatgggctacaactatatcggagggagaAGAATGACCGTAagaatctactgcggaagaggaccagcggcccatggtcttgatcaggctgtggttgatgctggcccttgcagcggaggtagctgcgcctatacgaaatgaatggggagaataaagctgaggagggaggcctgctctggagaggagggtggagaggtgggctgagaaccagtgacgagtAATAATAGAGTGAGAGGAATCGATGAATAGAGGGTCCAGGGGGGGGGATTTCCTGATGGAGAGATATTTTGACATTGCTGAGAAAGGGCAGATAGAAGATTCAATCCTTGAGAGCTGGATGAACTGACCACGCCAgagttgatctgtctttgagGTACGCAGCCGAATTATGAAATAGGATTTGGAAATGCAAGAGAGGTCACATAGACGAATAcccgctgcagggaagcttgaagctgaaggaactgtgaattctgagcttctgaggaagccgaagaaggctgtgaggcagatggtctccattagGAGATCTTCATAGGGGGGGAAGcaacctttccgaagagtagagatgagagaatggaggatgtctgttgatataggcaggcggGAAGATGCAGCAGGAGGGGAGCTTTTGAAGATTCCGCGGAGAGTCAGATGAACAACTGGTATGGAGAGGATGATGGGTGAAGGCACGGACATGATGCGGTAGTGATATTGGATTcctgaaatgtaagatttaatGGATGCTGGGGAAAGATGGAGAGATTCCTTAGCATGGATGATGAAGGccaggatccagtcttgattgaaggGAATAGGGTGGATACGATTATGAGCACAGAAGGTTAGGAATGCTGACCAGGCCGTAGAATaagaagctcttgaagaaggggcgAGGGCTGTAGACATGTAGTTTTGAGCAGATTAAAGGAGGTTGCGGAGGGTAGAGTTCAGTCTAGaagcagctgatgaaactgtggggtcTGGAGGGGGTTTGGGGAGGCAGATggaaccagctgacggaacttggatacctgtaggcgagagagagcatcagcagcattattaTGGGTACCAGGAAGATGGCGGGCTTGTATTAGGAAATTGAGAGATACAGAAGACCATATGAGATGACAGAGCAGGCGCATAATGAGGGGGGATGAAGAACGTCCTTTGTTGATGATGTGTACTGTGGGTTTGTTATCGCTGAAGAAAAGGATTGATTTTCTTGACAATTGGTGACCCCAGAGGACAGCGGCCACTACGATTGGATAAATTTCTAGGAGAGCCGTAGATTTCTCTTGAGGAGGAAGGAGCTGAATTTCAGGGGGCCAAGTGCTGGAGAATCATTCAGGAGTGAGGAACCCGCTGAATCCGATGGATGAGGCATCAGTGAAGAGGGCAAGGTCATGAGGGGCTGAAATGAAGTCGTCATAAAATAGAGAGAAACCATTCCAGTTAGTAAAGAGATTGATCCACATCTTTATGTCTTTTCTGGCTTCTGCTGAGATTTTCACGTGAGAATTCATATTCTTGACAGTTGATGAGAGGACTAGGAGACGTGAAATAAATGTTCTACCCTGATGAATGATGCGGATGGCAAAATTAATATGACCGAGGAAagacaggaggtccctcttctgaATGAAAGAGATCTGAAAACTGTTAATGAGTGAGAGTAAGCGTTGGAGTTTGGCAGGAGGCAGGCTGGCTTCGAATTTCACGTTATTGAGTGTAATGCCGAGGAATTCCAGGGAGTTAACAGGGCCGATGGTTTTCTCTTGAGAAAGAGGGACACCAACTAAGGAGACGATGGTCTTAAGATGATTAATTGCTTGGGCTGGAGGATCTGAAGGGGGGGAAATAAGCAAAAAGTCATCCATTAGATGGAGGAGGAAGGAAACATGATAGGAGTTGAGCAAAATCCAGCAGATGGCTTCTGACAAGGAATCGAATATTTTTGGGCTACTGCGGCAACTGAAGGTGAGCTGGGTGGAGAAATAGAACTTGTCTGCCCAACAGACTCTGAAAAGGTGACGGAGGGAAGGATGAATAGGCATGACCTTGAATGCATCAGAGATATCGGCTTTGGCAAGCCAGGCTCCGTGACCTGCAATTTTGATGAAATGAATGGCGTCTGAGCGCTTAATGTAGTGAAGAGCGAACTCCTCGCTTGAAATGAGGGAGTTAATGCTGCGTGTGTAACCGCCCCGAGGAGCGTATAGATCAATGATAAGGCGTTTCTTGCCAGAATACTTGAAGGTAGAGATGACT
This genomic interval carries:
- the LOC131723038 gene encoding GTPase IMAP family member 9-like isoform X2, which produces MSDNTGDLNTLRLVLVGKTGVGKSAAGNALLAKREFKSSFSDSSVTKDCARGEGEVAERRVVVVDTPGLFDTKLSNVEIVSEIVKCIQKSSPGPHAFLLVLKLGRYTEEEQKTVQIIQEVFGKSASKYMMVLFTHRDCLDDDGQTIEEFLKNADKNLKQLVESCGNRFHAINGKDLKDQEQAKVLLEKVENMVKINGGCFSNDLYEMEEKRKADEARHQKEIEELRKKNEEDAEKLKQANVANEIIAKMQEAHMKQMTMMVEQMKKTNEDNMKCMAEHLKQPQKVESCCVS
- the LOC131723038 gene encoding GTPase IMAP family member 9-like isoform X1; amino-acid sequence: MSDNTGDLNTLRLVLVGKTGVGKSAAGNALLAKREFKSSFSDSSVTKDCARGEGEVAERRVVVVDTPGLFDTKLSNVEIVSEIVKCIQKSSPGPHAFLLVLKLGRYTEEEQKTVQIIQEVFGKSASKYMMVLFTHRDCLDDDGQTIEEFLKNADKNLKQLVESCGNRFHAINGKDLKDQEQAKVLLEKVENMVKINGGCFSNDLYEMEEKRKADEARHQKEIEELRKKNEEDAEKLKQANVANEIIAKMQEAHMKQMTMMVEQMKKTNEDNMKCMAEHLKQPQKVESCCVS